One genomic window of Stieleria sp. JC731 includes the following:
- a CDS encoding HAD family hydrolase, whose protein sequence is MFARQFILGLCACGLLNASNLSLADEPLPSWNDGQAKQAIIHFVNRVTDRNSPDFVPPPERIATFDNDGTLWSEKPAYFQLLFIVDRVKAMAVDHPEWQNTEPFASILKDDLHAVAASGKPGLMKLFAATHAGMTVEEFSETVKDWLAKSRHPTSGKRYDEMIYQPMLELLNYLRSKGFKTYIVSGGGIEFMRPWAEEVYGIPPEQVVGSSLKMKYELHNGTPVLVKLPEVDLIDDKEGKPVGIQSHIGRRPIFAGGNSDGDYQMMQWTTSGQNARFGLLIHHTDADREWAYDKDSAIGKLDKGLQDAAALGWTVVDMKTDWNTIYPWK, encoded by the coding sequence ATGTTCGCTCGCCAATTCATACTTGGGCTCTGCGCCTGCGGCTTGCTAAACGCATCGAATTTGTCACTCGCCGACGAGCCTCTTCCTTCATGGAACGATGGGCAAGCCAAGCAAGCGATCATTCACTTTGTAAACCGTGTCACCGACCGAAATTCGCCTGACTTTGTACCTCCGCCCGAACGCATCGCTACCTTCGATAACGACGGGACGCTGTGGAGCGAAAAGCCAGCGTATTTCCAGCTGCTATTTATCGTCGATCGCGTCAAAGCCATGGCGGTGGACCATCCGGAATGGCAGAACACCGAACCCTTCGCATCGATCCTGAAAGACGACCTGCATGCGGTCGCGGCATCCGGAAAACCTGGGCTGATGAAACTGTTCGCGGCAACTCATGCGGGGATGACGGTCGAAGAGTTCTCAGAAACGGTCAAAGATTGGCTCGCGAAGTCACGTCACCCAACGTCGGGAAAACGTTACGACGAAATGATCTACCAACCGATGTTGGAGCTGCTCAACTACCTCCGATCAAAGGGATTCAAGACCTACATCGTCTCCGGCGGTGGGATCGAATTCATGCGGCCCTGGGCAGAAGAGGTTTATGGCATCCCGCCAGAGCAGGTCGTCGGTAGCAGCCTAAAAATGAAATACGAGCTTCACAACGGAACACCGGTTCTGGTCAAACTGCCTGAAGTAGACCTGATCGACGACAAAGAAGGCAAACCTGTTGGCATCCAAAGCCATATCGGACGACGCCCAATTTTCGCTGGCGGTAATTCCGACGGAGACTACCAGATGATGCAATGGACGACATCCGGCCAAAACGCTCGCTTTGGGCTACTGATCCATCACACCGATGCCGATCGCGAATGGGCATATGACAAAGACTCTGCCATCGGCAAACTCGACAAAGGACTTCAGGATGCAGCGGCGCTAGGATGGACCGTTGTCGACATGAAGACCGACTGGAACACAATTTACCCGTGGAAGTAG
- a CDS encoding arylsulfatase, which translates to MLLSLAITTFSSAQDKPNIVVIWGDDIGTWNISHNNRGMMGYQTPNIDRIARGGIAFTDYYGQQSCTAGRAAFMGGNVPVRTGMTKVGLPGAKEGWQESDVTIAAVLKGQGYSTGQFGKNHFGDRDEHLPTNHGFDEFFGNLYHLNAEEEPENRDYPSDYVLPSGKTFREQYGPRGVLKCKANGDGTQSIENTGPLTKKRMETIDEETVAAAKDFIKRKNDTDKPFFCWWNATRMHFRTHVKEENKGLSGKDGDEYHDGMVEHDGHVGELLDLLDELGIAENTIVFYSTDNGPHYNTWPDAGTTPFRSEKNSNWEGAYRVPAFIRWPAKFQKGVTLNGIVAHEDWLPTFAAAAGEPNITEKLREGTELIGRQYRNYIDGHNMLDYLSGKTDQSPRKEFMYVNDDGKVVALRLGPWKGVFMENRGQAFGVWREPFTELRVPLLFNLRRDPFEKAQHNSNTYNDWFLDRAYVLIPMQQYAAQFLQTMVEYPPSQTPGSFNLEKVIEQIKNANKGS; encoded by the coding sequence ATGTTGCTGTCGCTTGCGATCACTACGTTTTCTTCCGCACAAGACAAACCCAACATCGTCGTGATTTGGGGCGATGACATTGGGACATGGAACATCAGCCATAACAATCGTGGCATGATGGGATACCAAACGCCAAACATCGACAGAATCGCCAGGGGAGGAATCGCCTTCACTGACTACTATGGCCAACAAAGTTGCACGGCGGGACGTGCCGCGTTCATGGGCGGCAATGTACCTGTCCGGACAGGAATGACCAAAGTCGGCCTTCCCGGAGCAAAAGAAGGTTGGCAGGAAAGCGATGTCACCATTGCAGCGGTTTTGAAGGGACAAGGCTATTCCACAGGCCAGTTCGGAAAGAACCACTTTGGAGATCGCGACGAACACCTCCCCACCAATCATGGCTTCGATGAATTCTTCGGGAACCTATATCACCTTAACGCCGAAGAAGAGCCAGAGAACCGCGATTACCCAAGTGACTACGTACTGCCAAGTGGCAAAACATTCCGCGAACAGTACGGTCCACGTGGCGTTCTGAAATGCAAAGCGAACGGCGACGGTACACAATCGATCGAAAACACTGGACCGTTAACTAAGAAACGGATGGAAACGATCGACGAAGAAACCGTCGCTGCAGCGAAAGATTTTATCAAACGCAAAAACGATACTGACAAGCCGTTCTTCTGCTGGTGGAATGCGACTCGCATGCACTTCCGCACGCATGTGAAGGAAGAGAACAAGGGACTGTCGGGCAAAGATGGCGACGAATACCACGATGGCATGGTGGAACATGACGGCCACGTCGGTGAGCTACTAGACCTTCTGGACGAACTGGGCATTGCAGAAAACACCATCGTCTTTTATTCGACCGACAATGGCCCTCACTACAACACCTGGCCCGATGCCGGAACGACCCCGTTCCGCAGTGAAAAGAACAGTAACTGGGAAGGCGCCTACCGCGTTCCTGCATTTATCCGCTGGCCTGCAAAGTTCCAGAAAGGGGTCACACTGAACGGCATTGTTGCCCACGAAGACTGGTTGCCAACGTTCGCCGCAGCTGCGGGAGAACCCAACATCACAGAGAAACTGCGAGAGGGCACCGAATTGATTGGCCGTCAATATCGCAATTACATCGATGGGCATAACATGCTGGACTACCTGTCCGGCAAGACCGATCAGTCGCCTCGAAAGGAATTCATGTATGTCAACGACGACGGGAAAGTCGTAGCCCTACGACTGGGGCCTTGGAAAGGCGTGTTCATGGAAAACCGAGGACAAGCCTTTGGCGTCTGGCGCGAACCGTTCACCGAACTACGTGTCCCACTGCTGTTTAACCTGCGACGCGACCCCTTTGAAAAGGCACAGCACAACAGCAACACCTACAACGACTGGTTCCTGGATCGTGCCTACGTCTTGATTCCGATGCAGCAGTACGCTGCCCAGTTCCTGCAAACGATGGTTGAGTATCCGCCCAGCCAGACACCTGGCTCCTTCAACCTGGAAAAGGTGATTGAGCAGATTAAGAATGCCAACAAAGGCAGCTAG
- a CDS encoding carbohydrate porin, with product MNTCTNSYESFACDCGTTTCDQLGCDGVGCESPSWLQGIHATLASRGITVTNNLTQYYFGTVSGGLEETDRYGGHGDYLANLDLGKMGVQEGLFIKLRAEHHFGRSIGEPAGVLLPPTLPTELPVADSRDLYLTNVLFTQFLSERFAVYAGKLDTLDGDANAYASGRGITQFSNAAFIANPIALRTVPYASLGCGFVIVEGTEPIFNFLVMNPTDTADSDGFSELFEDGVTLSAEWRFATDWLGKPGHQLLGGTWSSRDYVSFGQDPRILLPNVPVNRVDGSWSLYWNTDQALWVDPCDSSRHCGYFARAGIADDSANPISYLLSAGLGGSNPWREKDSFGIGYYYSGTSDEVGPILSTVLGSIGDSKGVEIFYRSQISRTVSVTPDFQWISQARRELSDAYLLGMRVNIAF from the coding sequence GTGAACACATGCACCAATAGCTATGAGAGCTTCGCGTGCGACTGTGGCACAACAACTTGCGACCAGCTCGGATGCGATGGCGTAGGCTGCGAATCTCCCTCATGGCTCCAAGGGATTCATGCAACCTTAGCGTCCCGTGGTATCACAGTCACAAACAACCTCACGCAATATTACTTTGGCACTGTCAGCGGTGGGCTTGAAGAAACAGACCGATACGGCGGACACGGAGATTACCTTGCCAACCTCGACCTTGGAAAAATGGGAGTCCAAGAAGGGCTATTCATAAAACTCCGCGCCGAACATCACTTTGGCCGATCGATAGGCGAACCTGCTGGTGTTCTCTTGCCGCCAACTCTACCGACCGAACTGCCCGTTGCTGACAGCCGTGATCTGTACCTAACAAACGTGCTTTTCACTCAGTTTCTCTCGGAGAGATTTGCGGTCTATGCGGGAAAGCTGGACACGCTTGACGGTGATGCCAACGCTTACGCCAGTGGACGAGGGATCACGCAGTTTTCTAACGCCGCATTCATCGCTAATCCGATCGCTCTCCGAACGGTACCGTACGCTTCGCTGGGCTGTGGATTTGTGATCGTCGAGGGGACGGAACCAATCTTCAATTTCCTTGTCATGAACCCGACCGACACAGCAGATTCCGACGGGTTTAGTGAACTATTCGAGGATGGCGTCACTTTGTCTGCCGAATGGCGGTTTGCGACGGACTGGCTAGGCAAACCCGGGCACCAGCTATTGGGCGGCACCTGGAGCAGTCGCGACTATGTTTCATTCGGGCAAGACCCTCGTATTTTGTTACCAAACGTTCCAGTCAATCGAGTTGACGGATCATGGTCTCTGTACTGGAACACCGACCAAGCCTTGTGGGTTGACCCTTGCGATTCTTCACGCCACTGCGGCTACTTTGCACGAGCGGGAATCGCAGACGACTCCGCCAATCCCATTAGCTATTTGCTAAGTGCCGGCCTAGGTGGCAGCAACCCGTGGCGAGAGAAAGACTCCTTTGGAATCGGCTACTACTACAGCGGCACGAGTGACGAAGTAGGGCCTATTTTGTCGACGGTACTCGGTTCGATCGGAGATTCAAAAGGTGTGGAAATCTTTTATCGGTCACAGATATCACGAACTGTCTCGGTCACACCTGATTTCCAGTGGATCAGCCAAGCACGCAGGGAATTGAGCGACGCGTATCTCCTTGGGATGCGTGTGAACATTGCGTTCTAA
- a CDS encoding DcaP family trimeric outer membrane transporter has protein sequence MEPQSFANDGLSASDFRTPEFDDTLLNQNKNDFNAVPEFSGGIVIIADKAAMKVGGFIKADFISDLAPIDSEDSFVTTEIPVGAADHKNARFHAKQSRLSFDTRWRVEEDIARAFIEADFFGGGDGSNGSLRLRHAYGTLGRFTAGQTWTTFTDPSAVPQTLDFEGAVSNVNRRQGLVRFIQPLGRSGWSFATSLEDPTVIIEVPTGLSGQGRTESPDVITHLRWESDYAETQSALVLRKLGFQPTGGSVITGTAWGINITGSVHLTDCTRVYSQLTVGEGIGSYRGSPDIVSTGPNSAAILPMFGWMIGCKQAWSDRVTSNLTFSQLTLDDLPGQSGSNLRQTKYLAINTIFNPYDRIFAGAEYLYGVRENQDLRQADAHRIQVSFGFYLP, from the coding sequence ATGGAGCCGCAGAGCTTTGCAAACGATGGACTGAGTGCTTCCGACTTTCGCACGCCAGAATTTGACGATACCCTCCTAAACCAAAACAAGAATGACTTTAACGCCGTACCTGAGTTTTCCGGCGGCATCGTCATTATCGCTGACAAAGCGGCGATGAAAGTTGGAGGCTTCATAAAAGCCGACTTCATTTCCGACTTGGCTCCTATCGACAGCGAAGATTCTTTTGTAACGACCGAGATCCCGGTCGGTGCGGCGGACCATAAAAATGCTCGATTTCATGCCAAACAGTCCCGCTTAAGCTTTGATACACGATGGCGAGTTGAAGAAGACATTGCCAGGGCGTTCATCGAAGCTGACTTTTTTGGCGGAGGCGACGGTTCCAATGGATCACTGCGTCTTCGACACGCATACGGAACTTTAGGGCGATTCACCGCTGGACAAACCTGGACGACATTCACCGATCCTTCCGCTGTCCCACAAACGCTGGATTTTGAGGGCGCGGTATCAAACGTCAATCGTCGCCAAGGCCTTGTGCGTTTCATCCAACCACTCGGACGGTCAGGCTGGAGCTTTGCGACCTCCCTGGAAGATCCCACCGTCATTATCGAAGTGCCAACTGGACTTTCTGGTCAAGGGCGAACCGAGTCTCCGGACGTCATCACCCACCTTCGCTGGGAAAGCGACTATGCGGAAACCCAATCCGCGCTGGTGCTGCGAAAACTTGGCTTCCAACCGACCGGAGGGTCCGTGATTACGGGAACTGCGTGGGGCATCAACATCACCGGTTCCGTGCACCTGACTGATTGCACAAGAGTTTATTCGCAACTGACTGTCGGCGAAGGAATCGGCAGCTATCGAGGATCACCAGACATCGTATCGACAGGCCCCAACAGTGCTGCAATCCTGCCGATGTTCGGATGGATGATCGGATGCAAACAAGCTTGGTCCGATCGCGTGACTTCGAACCTAACATTCAGCCAACTCACCCTCGATGATCTTCCCGGGCAGTCTGGATCGAACCTGCGTCAGACGAAATACTTGGCGATCAATACGATATTCAACCCGTACGATCGGATATTTGCCGGCGCGGAGTATCTGTACGGCGTTCGTGAAAACCAAGACCTTCGTCAAGCTGACGCTCACCGCATCCAAGTCTCGTTTGGATTTTACCTGCCGTGA
- a CDS encoding DUF3302 domain-containing protein — protein MIDGLSWLALVTILLVILALVYGVIAIHDIPYKIAKSRNHPHQSAIHAGGWVSLFTLHAIWPFLWIWATAYDPRHGYSGRESKEEPADSTSLEERVAEIESRLAALQVSKLPPVNEEPN, from the coding sequence ATGATCGATGGACTCAGCTGGCTCGCTTTGGTGACCATCCTGCTCGTCATCTTGGCATTGGTTTATGGAGTGATCGCGATTCACGACATTCCCTACAAGATTGCTAAATCGCGGAATCACCCGCATCAATCGGCGATTCACGCCGGCGGATGGGTCAGCCTGTTCACTTTGCATGCCATTTGGCCTTTCCTTTGGATTTGGGCGACGGCTTACGATCCTCGACACGGTTATAGCGGTCGCGAATCGAAAGAAGAGCCTGCCGATTCCACCAGTTTGGAAGAGCGTGTCGCGGAAATCGAATCGCGGCTCGCGGCGTTGCAGGTTTCTAAGTTGCCTCCCGTGAACGAAGAGCCTAACTGA
- a CDS encoding HlyD family secretion protein: protein MDLLILLSYAALAVGAFKVFKIPVNGYTVVTAALGGIALLAALLLTMNYNHPFTRVGRFYFRTTPIVPQVQGKVIEVLVSDKHQVKAGDILFKIDPTPFQAIVDQNQAMLVAAKQRAEGLKVNLEAYQEAFNSAVANRNAAQDTYERDQKLVEQNATSRAEFEQSKQAYLSAVARASQANAELKRAQLEAESLVEGVHTDVAEAEARLAKAQFDLDETVVRAPTDGVVLQVMLRPGMMAVPLPLKPVMIFQHDENPVFVASFLQNNAQRVTQGAEAEAIFQSVPGRFFKGKVKLVGAVVAQGQLQPSGELVAAEKISGEGRINVSIEFEEEAFEGFTIAPGSTGQVAVYSEHMEPLAIIRRILLRMKSWTNFIFSDGH, encoded by the coding sequence ATGGACCTATTGATCTTATTGTCCTATGCGGCGTTGGCGGTTGGCGCGTTCAAGGTGTTTAAGATTCCGGTCAACGGATACACCGTCGTCACGGCGGCGCTTGGAGGCATTGCCTTGTTGGCAGCCTTGTTGTTGACGATGAACTACAACCATCCCTTCACCAGGGTTGGACGATTCTATTTTCGGACGACGCCAATTGTCCCGCAGGTGCAGGGGAAAGTGATTGAGGTTCTCGTCTCGGATAAGCATCAGGTCAAAGCGGGAGACATCCTCTTCAAGATTGACCCCACACCTTTCCAGGCGATCGTTGATCAGAATCAAGCGATGTTGGTCGCAGCGAAACAGCGTGCCGAAGGGTTGAAGGTCAATCTGGAAGCCTATCAAGAGGCATTCAATTCTGCCGTTGCGAACCGGAATGCCGCGCAAGACACCTATGAGCGCGATCAGAAGCTTGTCGAGCAGAACGCGACGTCACGCGCCGAATTTGAGCAATCCAAGCAAGCCTACCTGTCCGCCGTCGCGCGTGCCAGTCAGGCGAACGCGGAACTGAAGCGAGCCCAGCTGGAGGCGGAGTCGTTGGTCGAAGGGGTCCATACGGATGTTGCCGAGGCCGAGGCGCGGCTGGCCAAAGCTCAGTTTGACTTGGACGAAACTGTCGTTCGAGCGCCCACTGACGGAGTCGTGCTGCAAGTGATGTTACGCCCCGGAATGATGGCGGTCCCCTTGCCGTTGAAACCGGTCATGATCTTTCAACATGATGAAAATCCTGTGTTCGTCGCTTCGTTCTTGCAGAACAACGCCCAACGCGTCACGCAAGGAGCCGAGGCCGAGGCGATATTCCAATCCGTCCCGGGGCGTTTCTTTAAGGGGAAGGTCAAGCTCGTCGGCGCCGTCGTGGCCCAGGGGCAGCTCCAGCCCAGTGGCGAGCTCGTCGCCGCGGAGAAGATCAGCGGAGAAGGACGAATCAATGTTTCGATCGAGTTTGAAGAGGAGGCGTTTGAGGGCTTCACGATCGCCCCTGGATCGACCGGACAAGTCGCGGTCTATAGCGAGCATATGGAGCCGCTCGCCATCATTCGGCGAATCTTGTTGCGGATGAAGTCATGGACCAATTTTATCTTTTCCGACGGTCATTGA
- the hflK gene encoding FtsH protease activity modulator HflK — MSQSESDGLQLPDFEHLRPYAVWVALGIGLVFLLSTSFYTVQAESQAVVLRFGRFVRTADPGLRFKLPLGIDKVEFVPIKRQLKQEFGFGTAGASNPTQYSSEQKEERNMVTGDLNTASVEWVIQYRIKEPQMYLFKVRDPGRTLRDLSESVMRTVVGDRTVDEVITIGRQEIEVDALTQLQELVNRYELGLAIDQVQLKNVNPPEPVQPSFNEVNQAQQEREKLINVANGEYNKEVPRARGEAEQKIQGAEGYATKRVNEAEGDVARFVAVLKEYRKAPEVTKQRIYIETMRQVVPSLGKKIILDDGAKQILPLLPLTGGAVR, encoded by the coding sequence ATGAGCCAATCTGAATCCGATGGACTCCAGTTGCCAGATTTTGAGCATCTACGGCCATACGCCGTTTGGGTTGCTCTAGGGATCGGGTTGGTGTTCCTGTTGAGCACCAGCTTCTACACCGTTCAAGCCGAGTCGCAGGCCGTCGTGCTGCGTTTCGGTCGCTTTGTAAGGACGGCTGATCCCGGGTTGCGTTTCAAGCTGCCGTTGGGGATCGACAAGGTCGAGTTCGTTCCGATCAAGCGTCAGTTGAAACAAGAGTTTGGCTTCGGGACTGCTGGTGCGTCAAACCCGACGCAGTATTCCAGTGAGCAAAAAGAAGAACGCAACATGGTGACCGGTGACTTGAACACCGCATCGGTCGAATGGGTGATTCAATACCGGATTAAAGAGCCGCAGATGTACTTGTTCAAAGTCCGTGACCCGGGCCGGACGCTTCGTGACTTATCCGAATCCGTCATGCGTACGGTTGTGGGCGATCGGACGGTTGACGAAGTCATTACGATCGGTCGGCAGGAGATCGAAGTCGACGCGCTGACTCAGCTGCAAGAGCTGGTCAACCGCTATGAGCTTGGCTTGGCGATCGATCAGGTGCAGCTCAAAAACGTGAATCCGCCCGAGCCGGTGCAGCCTTCGTTTAATGAGGTCAATCAAGCACAGCAGGAACGCGAAAAGTTGATCAACGTCGCCAATGGTGAATACAACAAAGAGGTTCCCCGTGCTCGCGGTGAAGCGGAGCAAAAGATTCAAGGTGCCGAAGGCTACGCGACCAAACGAGTCAATGAAGCCGAAGGCGATGTGGCTCGCTTTGTGGCTGTTCTGAAAGAGTACCGTAAAGCTCCCGAAGTGACTAAGCAGCGAATCTATATCGAAACGATGCGTCAGGTTGTGCCGTCGCTTGGAAAGAAGATCATTCTTGATGACGGGGCGAAGCAGATCTTGCCCTTGTTGCCTTTAACCGGAGGTGCGGTTCGATGA
- the hflC gene encoding protease modulator HflC, with translation MKQVPVTLLVVFIVAASFIAYSCSYSVKETEQVILTQFGKPVGDPIVDSGLHFKLPFIQEATFFEKRILEWDGRPNEMPTKDKTYIVVDTFGRWKIKDAKQYFLRLRDERSAQSRLDDILGSETRNAIAKHELIELVRTTIDRQPVQDVVIVDGPGTTGTLYPITKGRAKIEQEIFEKSVEKLSDFGIELLDVRFKRINYNDNVQLRIYDRMISERQQIAERFRSEGAGEAAKIIGRKERDLLEIESEAYKKVQQIRGAADAKATEIYAAAYNQDEEAIRFYEFIKTMETYEEMLGGDSTLVLTTDSDIFKFLKDIDP, from the coding sequence ATGAAACAAGTCCCCGTAACACTGTTGGTCGTTTTCATTGTCGCTGCCTCGTTTATAGCCTATAGCTGCAGCTATTCGGTGAAGGAAACCGAGCAGGTGATCTTGACCCAATTCGGCAAGCCGGTCGGAGATCCGATCGTCGATAGCGGCTTGCATTTCAAGCTGCCGTTCATCCAAGAGGCAACGTTTTTTGAAAAGCGGATCTTGGAATGGGATGGCCGCCCGAATGAGATGCCGACCAAGGACAAAACGTACATCGTTGTCGATACGTTTGGTCGTTGGAAAATCAAAGATGCCAAGCAGTACTTTTTGCGTTTGCGTGATGAACGCAGTGCGCAATCGCGTCTGGATGACATCCTCGGGAGTGAGACTCGCAACGCGATCGCGAAGCATGAATTGATCGAGTTGGTGCGGACGACAATAGATCGCCAGCCGGTTCAGGATGTGGTGATCGTTGACGGTCCGGGCACGACAGGGACGCTTTATCCGATTACCAAAGGTCGTGCAAAAATCGAGCAAGAGATTTTCGAAAAATCGGTCGAGAAGTTGTCCGACTTCGGCATCGAACTGCTCGATGTTCGCTTCAAGCGAATTAACTACAACGACAACGTTCAGCTGCGAATCTATGACCGAATGATCAGTGAGCGTCAGCAAATCGCCGAGCGGTTCCGCAGTGAAGGTGCTGGCGAGGCGGCAAAGATCATTGGCCGAAAGGAACGCGACCTACTTGAGATCGAGTCGGAGGCCTACAAAAAGGTGCAGCAGATTCGCGGCGCGGCGGATGCGAAAGCGACGGAGATCTATGCCGCGGCCTATAACCAAGACGAGGAAGCCATTCGGTTTTATGAGTTCATTAAAACCATGGAAACCTACGAAGAGATGCTCGGCGGGGATAGCACGTTGGTGTTAACCACCGATAGCGATATCTTCAAGTTCCTCAAAGACATTGATCCCTGA
- the fusA gene encoding elongation factor G produces the protein MKLENVRNIGISAHIDSGKTTLSERILFYAGRIHKIEDVRGGGDGATMDHMELEKERGITITSAATSLKWKGKSINLIDTPGHVDFTVEVERSLRVLDGAVLVLCSVGGVQSQSITVDRQMKRYQVPRLAFINKMDRTGANPFRVVEQLREKLGAEAFLMQYPIGAEENFEGVVDLIEMKSYRHAGSEGQDIVVGEVPEDIKEECEAQRVHMLEQLSMYNDEMMELLLSEEEVPKEMIYKVTRDAVLGGATPVYMGTAFKNKGVQPLLDAVNRYLPSPLDREIHGRDPQDEEKRIELKPDPDAPFVGMGFKIVDDPFGQLTFMRIYQGKIEKGGTYVNQRTGRSERFSRIVRMHSDKREEIDSAEAGDIVAIMGIDAASGDTYGASRDQCTLESMFVPDPVIKIAVAPKSRGDGDKMGKALQRFRKEDPTFRVMTDEETNEILISGMGELHLEVYIERIRREYDVEIEVGAPKVSYRESPTKEIEFNYKHKKQTGGSGQYAHIVGKLSPLGSVSEDSFEFEDHVVGGRIPKQYIPAIEKGFRDILGKGPLAEYPVVGTRIDLNDGSFHEVDSSEKAFYTAAQGCFREYFKQAGPKLLEPIMKVEIECPEDFQGTVVGDVIRRRGIMNSNDIVDGNSIIIAEVPLAETFGYATDLRSMTQGQGTFTMELETYREVPSNVQADIIEAKRKEKEGK, from the coding sequence ATGAAACTGGAGAACGTACGAAACATCGGGATCAGCGCCCACATTGACTCGGGCAAGACCACCCTCAGTGAGCGAATCCTGTTCTACGCTGGCCGAATCCACAAGATCGAAGACGTCCGTGGTGGCGGTGACGGCGCGACGATGGACCATATGGAACTGGAAAAGGAACGTGGGATCACGATCACCAGTGCCGCGACCAGCCTGAAGTGGAAAGGCAAAAGCATCAACTTGATCGACACCCCCGGCCACGTCGACTTTACCGTCGAAGTGGAACGCAGTCTTCGCGTTCTTGACGGTGCGGTTTTGGTCCTTTGCAGCGTCGGTGGTGTTCAGAGCCAATCGATCACCGTTGACCGTCAGATGAAACGCTACCAAGTTCCTCGCTTGGCTTTCATCAACAAGATGGACCGTACCGGTGCGAACCCATTCCGCGTTGTCGAACAATTGCGTGAAAAGCTGGGTGCCGAAGCGTTCCTGATGCAGTACCCGATCGGTGCCGAAGAAAACTTCGAAGGCGTTGTCGACCTGATCGAAATGAAATCGTATCGCCACGCCGGTAGCGAAGGCCAAGACATCGTCGTCGGCGAAGTCCCCGAAGACATCAAGGAAGAATGCGAAGCACAGCGCGTTCACATGCTCGAGCAGTTGTCGATGTACAACGACGAGATGATGGAACTGCTGCTTAGCGAAGAAGAAGTTCCCAAGGAAATGATTTACAAGGTCACTCGTGACGCCGTCCTCGGCGGTGCGACCCCTGTTTACATGGGAACGGCGTTCAAGAACAAAGGTGTTCAACCTTTGCTGGATGCGGTTAACCGTTACCTGCCAAGCCCTCTGGATCGCGAAATCCATGGCCGCGACCCTCAGGACGAAGAAAAGCGAATCGAACTGAAACCCGATCCAGACGCTCCGTTCGTCGGCATGGGCTTCAAGATCGTTGACGATCCGTTCGGCCAGTTGACCTTCATGCGTATTTACCAGGGCAAGATCGAGAAAGGCGGCACCTACGTTAACCAACGTACCGGCCGCAGCGAACGATTCAGCCGTATCGTGCGAATGCACAGTGACAAACGCGAAGAGATCGATTCGGCAGAAGCCGGTGATATCGTCGCGATCATGGGTATCGACGCGGCTAGTGGTGACACCTATGGCGCATCTCGTGACCAGTGCACGCTGGAATCGATGTTCGTCCCAGACCCGGTTATCAAAATCGCTGTCGCTCCCAAGAGCCGTGGCGACGGAGACAAGATGGGCAAGGCACTGCAACGTTTCCGTAAGGAAGACCCAACGTTCCGCGTGATGACGGATGAAGAGACCAACGAAATCCTGATCAGCGGAATGGGTGAGCTTCACCTGGAAGTTTACATCGAACGAATTCGCCGCGAATACGACGTCGAAATCGAAGTCGGTGCACCAAAGGTAAGCTACCGCGAAAGCCCCACCAAGGAAATCGAGTTCAACTACAAGCACAAGAAGCAAACCGGTGGTAGCGGTCAATACGCTCACATCGTCGGTAAGCTGAGCCCACTGGGCTCGGTGAGCGAAGATAGCTTTGAATTCGAAGACCACGTCGTCGGTGGACGTATTCCTAAGCAATACATCCCCGCGATCGAAAAAGGCTTCCGCGACATCCTCGGCAAAGGCCCCTTGGCTGAGTACCCAGTGGTGGGAACGCGTATCGACTTGAACGACGGTTCGTTCCACGAAGTCGACTCGTCGGAAAAGGCGTTTTATACCGCGGCTCAAGGTTGCTTCCGTGAATACTTCAAGCAAGCCGGTCCAAAGCTGCTCGAGCCGATCATGAAGGTCGAAATCGAGTGCCCCGAGGACTTCCAAGGTACCGTCGTCGGTGACGTCATTCGCCGCCGCGGAATCATGAACAGCAACGATATCGTCGATGGCAACAGCATCATCATCGCAGAAGTCCCACTTGCGGAAACCTTCGGTTACGCGACCGACCTGCGAAGCATGACGCAAGGCCAAGGGACATTCACGATGGAACTGGAAACCTATCGCGAAGTTCCTTCGAACGTCCAAGCGGACATCATCGAAGCGAAACGCAAAGAGAAAGAAGGCAAGTAA